Proteins encoded within one genomic window of Gammaproteobacteria bacterium:
- a CDS encoding aminotransferase class I/II-fold pyridoxal phosphate-dependent enzyme, with amino-acid sequence MSVDFRIKPSDSLQGVRYEIRGRLARRAHEMQRRGYEVIALNIGNPGPFGFRTPETMRLAMIENLQASEGYCHQQGIFPAREAVVMQQQARGVAGVTADHVFMGNGVSELIDLTLRALLDPGDEVLVPSPDYPLWTASVTLNRGRAVHYPCPPEQGFQPDLDAMARLVTARTRALVLINPNNPTGAVYSRATLEAIARLAEKHKLIVFSDEIYDQMTYDDAAFIPMATIVKDTLCATFSGLSKIYRACGYRVGWVSFSGPTEAAQAYLQGLDLLASLRLCSNVPGQWAVQTALGGFQSIRELVRPGGRLFESRQALIDGVAASRYLTMVKPEGAMYAFIGVDRRAIPHFDDQEFALELLEQKHVLVAPGTSFNTPYNNHFRVTNLPDAATLAEVFRRMEEVLDGYAARRPAAVVKTIG; translated from the coding sequence ATGAGCGTCGACTTCCGTATCAAGCCGAGTGATTCGCTGCAGGGCGTGCGCTACGAGATCCGCGGTCGCCTGGCCCGGCGCGCACACGAAATGCAGCGGCGCGGCTACGAGGTCATTGCCCTGAACATCGGCAACCCGGGGCCGTTCGGCTTCCGCACGCCGGAGACCATGCGCCTGGCGATGATCGAGAACCTGCAGGCCAGCGAGGGCTATTGCCATCAACAGGGCATCTTCCCGGCACGCGAAGCGGTGGTCATGCAGCAGCAGGCCCGCGGCGTGGCAGGCGTGACCGCCGACCATGTGTTCATGGGCAACGGGGTCAGCGAGCTGATCGACCTCACCCTGCGCGCGCTGCTCGATCCGGGTGACGAGGTGCTGGTGCCGAGCCCTGACTATCCGCTGTGGACGGCGAGCGTCACCCTCAATCGGGGACGCGCGGTGCACTATCCCTGTCCCCCGGAGCAGGGTTTCCAGCCCGACCTGGATGCCATGGCCCGCCTGGTGACGGCACGGACCCGGGCGCTGGTGCTGATCAATCCCAACAACCCGACCGGAGCGGTCTACTCGCGGGCCACGCTGGAAGCCATCGCCCGGCTGGCCGAGAAGCACAAGCTCATCGTCTTCAGCGACGAGATCTATGACCAGATGACCTATGACGATGCCGCGTTCATCCCCATGGCGACCATCGTCAAGGACACGCTCTGCGCCACGTTCAGCGGCCTGTCGAAGATCTACCGGGCCTGCGGCTACCGCGTCGGCTGGGTGTCGTTCAGCGGGCCGACGGAAGCGGCGCAGGCCTACCTGCAGGGCCTGGACCTGCTGGCCTCGCTGCGCCTGTGCAGCAACGTCCCGGGGCAATGGGCCGTGCAAACGGCGCTCGGCGGCTTCCAGAGCATCCGCGAGCTGGTGCGGCCGGGCGGACGCCTGTTCGAATCGCGGCAGGCCCTCATCGACGGCGTGGCCGCGAGCCGCTACCTGACCATGGTGAAGCCGGAGGGCGCGATGTACGCCTTCATCGGTGTCGACCGGCGTGCCATCCCGCATTTCGACGACCAGGAGTTCGCCCTGGAGCTGCTGGAGCAGAAGCACGTGCTGGTCGCGCCCGGCACCAGCTTCAACACGCCGTACAATAACCACTTCAGGGTGACGAACCTGCCCGATGCCGCGACCCTTGCCGAGGTCTTCCGGCGCATGGAGGAAGTGCTGGATGGTTATGCCGCCAGGCGCCCGGCTGCGGTGGTGAAAACGATCGGCTGA
- a CDS encoding PD-(D/E)XK nuclease family protein, which translates to MTANDRLARSITLAWNRREHSAGRLAWRTPAVLSWRAFIEALCARSLASGGRAGGRVLLAEHQARLLWQRIVAAGDGDVLPGAAAPLAELAAQAWRLAQDWRIGEAEMQATADSEASRAFAGWAADYRQHCEASGWTDSASVCALLQADLRAGAIDVPRQLHLAGFADRTPLQEDLLRSLVASGCTVSEEVAHPHGARDVRKLRCRDAQAEAGQAARWARALRERDTDAAIGIVVPDLAQRIGTVRRAVLDVLAPEWRLDIDRPLPVNFSYGQPLASVGLVRIALAALRASTDQIDIQLAGLLLASRYLPGYGEEASGRVRVDLVLRRRAGATLSIPELAEACTGEAPGIAARFVAVASLAAQGPRRQPPSGWAASFRIVLETLGWPGDRALSSDEHQAANAWQEALDRLRSCDVILGAVDRETALGLVSGLAQAQLFQPAGDPAAVQVLGLMEAVGQRFDALWVCGMTSQAWPPAVRSNPLLSLRLQRERRLPDSSPALARERAERLLRWLETGAGRVVFSSPEFAGDEPLAPSPLLERIPGSADDLPAWPEPLWIDRMLATGQLEQLAPDPPPPVSPGARLRGGAALLEQEARCPARAFVQFRLGAREMPLPTAGLDAAMRGKITHGILEAFFRETDSHAALRALDPDAQRHRLDVAANAALAKFKASTDPLLRRIADREHERQLRLVGEFLRLERERSGFRVRAIESPLAAGKGLPSVARLQLRLQVDRIDEMPDGRLLVIDYKTSRQLPPAAGWRGFRPRAPQLPLYATLADADGIAFVQLAAGNVSWRGLVDVDWAGAGLKSVGDLKKEGISTWSALREQWSQALESLAKEFLAGCFDLGSQPGDAVRGEWVMAIRPQDAGMTDGEAP; encoded by the coding sequence GTGACGGCGAACGACCGCCTGGCCCGCAGCATCACGCTCGCCTGGAATCGCCGCGAGCACAGCGCGGGCCGTCTCGCCTGGCGTACGCCGGCCGTGCTCAGCTGGCGCGCGTTCATCGAGGCGCTGTGTGCCCGCTCGCTGGCCAGCGGAGGCCGTGCCGGCGGGCGTGTGCTGCTTGCCGAGCACCAGGCCCGGCTGCTCTGGCAACGCATCGTCGCCGCCGGTGATGGCGACGTCCTGCCCGGTGCGGCGGCGCCGCTGGCCGAGCTGGCCGCCCAGGCCTGGCGCCTGGCGCAGGACTGGCGTATCGGCGAAGCGGAGATGCAGGCAACCGCGGACAGCGAGGCCTCCCGTGCCTTCGCCGGATGGGCAGCTGACTACCGGCAGCATTGCGAAGCGTCGGGCTGGACCGATTCAGCGTCGGTCTGCGCACTGCTGCAGGCTGACCTGCGGGCAGGCGCCATCGATGTGCCCCGGCAATTGCATCTCGCCGGATTCGCCGACCGCACACCGTTGCAGGAGGACCTGCTTCGCAGCCTGGTGGCCAGCGGCTGTACCGTCAGCGAGGAGGTGGCGCATCCGCATGGTGCGCGCGACGTCCGCAAGCTGCGCTGCCGGGATGCTCAGGCCGAGGCTGGACAGGCCGCGCGCTGGGCCCGTGCCTTGCGTGAGCGGGATACCGATGCGGCCATCGGCATCGTCGTGCCGGACCTCGCACAGCGTATCGGCACCGTGCGCCGCGCCGTCCTCGACGTGCTGGCGCCGGAGTGGCGCCTGGACATCGACCGCCCGCTGCCCGTCAATTTTTCCTATGGCCAGCCGCTGGCGAGCGTGGGCCTGGTGCGCATTGCCCTGGCGGCCCTGCGCGCCTCCACGGACCAGATCGACATCCAGCTCGCCGGTCTGCTCCTCGCCAGCCGGTACCTGCCGGGGTACGGAGAGGAAGCCAGTGGCAGGGTGCGTGTCGACCTGGTGCTGCGCCGGCGTGCCGGCGCGACCCTGTCCATCCCGGAGCTGGCGGAGGCGTGCACGGGTGAGGCACCGGGAATCGCCGCGCGCTTCGTGGCAGTCGCCAGCCTGGCCGCGCAGGGGCCACGACGCCAGCCGCCGAGCGGCTGGGCTGCATCCTTCCGCATCGTGCTCGAGACGCTTGGCTGGCCAGGCGATCGAGCATTGTCCAGCGACGAGCACCAGGCCGCGAACGCGTGGCAGGAGGCGCTGGACCGCCTGCGCAGCTGCGATGTGATCCTGGGTGCGGTGGACAGGGAAACAGCGCTTGGCCTCGTTTCGGGCCTCGCCCAGGCGCAGCTGTTCCAGCCGGCCGGTGATCCGGCCGCCGTTCAGGTTCTCGGCCTGATGGAAGCAGTGGGCCAGCGATTCGACGCGCTCTGGGTTTGCGGCATGACCAGCCAGGCCTGGCCGCCGGCCGTGCGCAGCAACCCGCTGCTCTCGTTGCGCTTGCAGCGCGAGCGGCGGTTGCCGGACAGCTCCCCGGCGCTGGCTCGCGAACGTGCCGAGCGGTTGTTGCGCTGGCTGGAAACCGGCGCCGGCAGGGTGGTCTTCAGCTCACCCGAGTTCGCCGGCGACGAACCGCTGGCGCCGAGTCCATTGCTCGAGCGCATCCCCGGGTCCGCGGACGATCTGCCGGCATGGCCCGAGCCGCTGTGGATCGACCGCATGCTGGCAACGGGGCAGCTGGAGCAGCTCGCTCCGGATCCGCCGCCACCGGTGAGTCCTGGCGCGCGCCTGCGCGGCGGGGCAGCGCTGCTGGAGCAGGAGGCGCGCTGCCCGGCGCGGGCATTCGTCCAGTTCCGCCTGGGTGCCCGTGAAATGCCGCTGCCCACGGCCGGGCTCGATGCCGCCATGCGTGGCAAGATCACCCACGGGATACTGGAAGCATTTTTTCGCGAGACGGACAGCCATGCAGCGTTGCGGGCTCTCGACCCGGACGCTCAGCGGCATCGACTCGATGTCGCAGCCAACGCGGCGCTGGCGAAGTTCAAGGCATCGACGGATCCCTTGCTGCGGCGGATTGCCGACCGGGAACACGAGCGCCAGCTGCGCCTGGTGGGTGAGTTCCTGCGCCTGGAGCGGGAGCGTAGCGGATTCCGGGTGCGTGCCATCGAGAGCCCGCTGGCTGCAGGGAAGGGGTTGCCCTCGGTAGCCAGGCTGCAGCTCAGGCTGCAGGTGGATCGCATCGACGAAATGCCGGATGGTCGCCTGCTGGTGATCGATTACAAGACCTCAAGGCAGCTGCCGCCGGCAGCCGGATGGCGGGGCTTTCGCCCGCGAGCGCCGCAGCTGCCGCTGTATGCAACCCTGGCCGATGCCGACGGAATCGCCTTCGTGCAGCTCGCCGCAGGCAACGTCAGCTGGCGAGGCCTGGTGGACGTCGATTGGGCCGGTGCTGGCCTCAAATCAGTTGGCGACCTGAAAAAGGAAGGAATCAGTACCTGGAGCGCCCTGCGGGAGCAGTGGAGTCAGGCACTCGAGTCGCTCGCGAAGGAATTCCTTGCCGGCTGCTTCGACCTGGGGAGCCAGCCGGGCGATGCGGTACGTGGCGAGTGGGTCATGGCCATCCGGCCGCAGGATGCCGGGATGACGGATGGGGAAGCGCCGTGA
- a CDS encoding UvrD-helicase domain-containing protein codes for MNGMQPPDQPEREAALDTSRSFIVQAPAGSGKTELLIQRYLRLLATVVEPEEVLAVTFTHKAAGEMRGRVIKALVEAQEQRPPEAAHLRRAYDLAREVLGDEQRQRWQLHRHPARLRITTIDAVNASIAYRNPIAAGANALQGIAPAPERLYEEAALATLGLMADDDDAGTEVALLMRHLDNDAARFQRLMVTMLPKRDQWLRHAAGSRPGRDAIEAPLRRLTQVGIECVASALPADAAAELLALLPFAADFLGGNRKVHHLAPWTGRSTWPAATAEEWPAWRALADALLTADEGTWRQKIDKNCGFPARTPEKARMKALLEKLAGREDLRLALIAVRGLPGAGYTDEQWEMLRSLLAVLRLAAAQLRLVQAAHGITDFAGVAAAALDALGAEDAPSDLALLLDHRLQHILVDEFQDTSLAQFTLLARLTAGWTPGDGRSLFVVGDPMQSIYGFREADVRLFAQLRDHGIGDLRPAFLQLRANFRSTPALVDWCNGVFARTFAGADDTLVGAVRFAPSLPTSGGAAPGGSGKLAASWHWRPAGDQDAEPALVLDLVATARREDPAQRICILVRSRAHAGPIIAALRAAGVGFVAPEIELLERSGVCLDLLALTRALSYRADRLAWIGVLRAPFCGLSLADLECLLGDDHQAAVVDLLHDPVRRERLSPAGAAAVARLCGVLERTEAVRERRTLRDRVEAAWLMLGGPATIPEASQLESAMTFLDLLEEGTAGDGGLDHAWLAARMKAHKGSLGSGDSGLQVMTIHKAKGLEFDTVILPGLGKPAPSEDPPLLLWQDVPMADGSMVPLLAPIPATGADRDPVYAYVMQLRERKRELEADRLLYVACTRARRRLHLVAQLELARGDGHAEVRRPSARSLLARLWSAVSAEASAAVRASTWEPAAASPGPPPRVQPVISRLPATWQVPPPPAALSLPTDGPDPGAAAPVVYEWAGFLAMHVGTVVHRWLQIMADEGLERCTAEWLRERQPLVRRMLSNLGVPPRELDAAARRVTEALERTLRDERGRWLLSGQHGDAASELAVTVCEGGRFRNLVVDRSFRDADGTRWVVDYKTSRHEGGDIEAFILEEVARYRGQLQGYREAMQALTGDPVRTALYFPLLGVFREVAADPEDTG; via the coding sequence GTGAACGGGATGCAGCCCCCTGACCAGCCAGAGCGCGAGGCGGCACTCGATACGTCGCGATCCTTCATCGTGCAGGCACCCGCTGGCTCCGGCAAGACGGAGCTGCTGATCCAGCGCTACCTGCGGCTGCTGGCGACGGTGGTGGAGCCGGAAGAAGTGCTGGCGGTGACCTTCACGCACAAGGCCGCGGGCGAGATGCGGGGCCGCGTGATCAAGGCGCTGGTCGAGGCGCAGGAGCAGCGTCCACCCGAGGCAGCGCATCTGCGACGCGCCTACGACCTCGCCCGCGAGGTACTCGGCGACGAGCAGCGGCAGCGCTGGCAGCTGCATCGGCATCCGGCACGGTTGCGCATCACCACCATCGATGCCGTGAACGCCTCGATCGCCTACCGCAACCCGATCGCCGCCGGAGCCAACGCCCTGCAGGGCATTGCGCCGGCACCCGAGCGTCTCTACGAGGAAGCGGCGTTGGCCACCCTCGGACTCATGGCCGATGACGATGACGCGGGCACCGAAGTCGCCTTGCTGATGAGGCACCTCGACAACGATGCGGCGCGATTCCAGCGCTTGATGGTGACCATGTTGCCGAAGCGGGACCAATGGCTCCGGCACGCAGCCGGTTCCCGGCCCGGGCGCGACGCCATCGAGGCGCCGCTGCGCCGCCTGACGCAGGTCGGCATCGAGTGTGTCGCGTCGGCACTGCCTGCGGATGCCGCTGCGGAGCTGCTCGCCTTGCTGCCGTTCGCAGCCGATTTCCTGGGCGGGAATCGCAAGGTGCATCATCTGGCACCGTGGACCGGGCGCAGCACCTGGCCGGCAGCCACCGCGGAGGAATGGCCCGCGTGGCGGGCGCTCGCCGATGCCCTGCTCACGGCGGACGAGGGTACCTGGCGCCAGAAGATCGACAAGAACTGCGGCTTTCCCGCGCGGACCCCGGAGAAGGCGCGCATGAAAGCCCTGCTGGAGAAACTCGCCGGACGGGAAGACCTGCGTCTCGCCCTGATCGCGGTTCGCGGGCTGCCTGGAGCAGGCTACACGGACGAGCAGTGGGAGATGCTGCGCTCCCTGTTGGCGGTGCTGCGGCTGGCCGCGGCGCAATTGCGCCTGGTGCAGGCGGCGCACGGCATCACCGATTTCGCCGGGGTCGCAGCGGCCGCGCTGGATGCCCTCGGTGCGGAGGATGCACCTTCGGACCTGGCCCTGCTGCTCGACCATCGGCTGCAGCACATCCTGGTCGACGAGTTCCAGGATACCTCGCTTGCCCAGTTCACGCTGCTGGCGCGGCTGACGGCCGGCTGGACGCCTGGTGATGGCCGCAGCCTGTTTGTCGTCGGCGACCCGATGCAGTCCATCTATGGTTTCCGCGAGGCGGACGTCAGGCTGTTTGCGCAGCTGCGGGACCACGGGATTGGCGACCTGCGCCCCGCGTTCCTGCAGCTCCGGGCCAATTTCCGCTCGACGCCTGCGCTGGTCGACTGGTGCAATGGGGTGTTTGCCAGGACATTCGCTGGCGCGGACGACACGCTGGTGGGCGCGGTCCGCTTCGCTCCGAGCCTGCCCACGTCCGGAGGCGCTGCGCCGGGTGGTTCCGGCAAGCTGGCTGCCTCCTGGCACTGGCGGCCTGCCGGCGACCAGGATGCCGAGCCCGCCCTGGTGCTCGACCTCGTGGCCACGGCACGGCGCGAGGATCCGGCGCAGCGCATCTGCATCCTGGTTCGCAGCCGCGCCCATGCGGGGCCGATCATCGCCGCGCTGCGGGCCGCAGGCGTGGGATTCGTCGCCCCGGAGATCGAGTTGCTGGAGCGCTCCGGTGTCTGCCTCGACCTGCTGGCACTGACCCGTGCGCTCAGCTATCGCGCCGACCGGCTGGCATGGATCGGTGTGCTGCGCGCACCATTTTGCGGGCTGTCCCTGGCCGATCTCGAGTGCCTGCTCGGCGACGATCACCAGGCGGCCGTCGTGGACCTGCTGCACGACCCGGTGCGCCGCGAGCGACTCAGCCCAGCCGGCGCCGCGGCGGTGGCCAGGCTATGCGGCGTGCTCGAGCGCACCGAGGCCGTGCGCGAGCGCCGCACCCTGCGCGACCGCGTCGAGGCCGCCTGGCTGATGCTGGGTGGCCCGGCGACCATCCCGGAAGCAAGCCAGCTGGAATCCGCGATGACCTTCCTCGATCTGCTCGAGGAGGGCACAGCAGGTGATGGCGGCCTGGATCACGCGTGGCTGGCCGCCCGGATGAAGGCGCACAAGGGTTCGCTCGGCAGCGGCGACAGCGGACTGCAGGTCATGACGATCCACAAGGCAAAGGGGCTGGAATTCGACACGGTCATCCTGCCGGGACTGGGCAAGCCGGCACCCAGCGAGGATCCGCCGCTGCTGCTCTGGCAGGACGTGCCGATGGCCGATGGCAGCATGGTGCCGCTGCTGGCGCCCATTCCGGCGACCGGCGCCGATCGTGATCCGGTCTATGCCTATGTCATGCAGCTGCGTGAGCGCAAGCGCGAGCTGGAAGCGGATCGCCTGCTCTACGTGGCCTGCACTCGGGCGCGACGCCGCCTGCATCTCGTGGCACAGCTTGAGCTGGCTCGAGGCGACGGCCATGCCGAGGTGCGCCGGCCGTCGGCCAGGTCACTGCTGGCGCGGCTCTGGTCCGCGGTGTCAGCCGAGGCCTCGGCCGCGGTGAGGGCCTCGACATGGGAACCGGCGGCTGCATCGCCCGGGCCGCCGCCGCGCGTGCAGCCGGTCATCAGCCGACTGCCGGCGACATGGCAGGTACCTCCGCCTCCAGCCGCATTGTCTCTGCCCACGGACGGGCCGGATCCCGGGGCAGCGGCACCCGTGGTGTACGAATGGGCCGGATTTCTCGCCATGCACGTGGGCACGGTCGTGCACCGCTGGCTGCAGATCATGGCGGATGAAGGGCTGGAACGCTGCACGGCCGAGTGGCTCCGCGAACGGCAGCCGCTGGTCCGCCGCATGTTGTCGAACCTGGGTGTCCCACCCCGTGAACTCGATGCAGCAGCCCGCCGCGTTACCGAGGCTCTGGAGCGGACGCTGCGTGACGAGCGCGGCCGCTGGCTCCTCTCCGGGCAGCACGGCGATGCCGCAAGCGAACTGGCCGTGACAGTCTGCGAAGGTGGCCGCTTCCGCAACCTGGTGGTGGATCGCAGCTTCCGCGACGCCGATGGCACGCGCTGGGTGGTCGACTACAAGACCAGCCGGCACGAGGGAGGCGACATCGAGGCCTTCATCCTCGAGGAAGTCGCACGCTACCGCGGGCAGTTGCAGGGATACCGCGAGGCGATGCAGGCGCTGACCGGAGATCCGGTACGGACCGCGCTGTACTTTCCGCTGCTCGGCGTCTTCCGTGAAGTCGCGGCCGATCCCGAAGACACGGGCTAG
- a CDS encoding type II secretion system protein N, with the protein MKLAHRHWLVIAGGLAFLVFLLAGVPARVAVRWLAPPAVQFTDLSGTLWRGSVTNAVAGPLRLGPLSWDLSPLALLTGRVRLDIDARLGAGQARGRVDLGAGGRFACSRCSYEGPAASLRGLVPSLQGLAGQLRLDFTSIELRDRWPTRVVGTVALTDVPLRAPGSPPLPGVPTTSFNASVTADPVPEDGQIEAMLQDAGGPLQVTGRLVMTPPGNYQLDARIKARPDAPAQLVNALATLGPRGPDGSTDIGMSGSF; encoded by the coding sequence ATGAAGCTGGCACATCGACACTGGCTGGTCATCGCCGGGGGACTGGCGTTCCTCGTGTTCCTGCTGGCAGGCGTGCCGGCGCGGGTGGCCGTGCGCTGGCTGGCTCCCCCTGCCGTACAGTTCACCGACTTGTCGGGCACCCTGTGGCGGGGGTCCGTGACCAACGCCGTCGCGGGGCCGCTGCGGCTGGGCCCGCTCAGCTGGGATCTGTCCCCGCTGGCGCTTCTGACAGGGCGGGTTCGCCTGGATATCGACGCCCGGCTCGGCGCCGGCCAGGCCCGGGGCAGAGTCGATCTCGGGGCGGGCGGCCGGTTTGCCTGCAGCCGCTGCAGCTACGAGGGACCCGCAGCAAGCCTTCGCGGCCTCGTGCCGTCGCTGCAGGGTCTCGCCGGCCAGCTGCGCCTCGATTTCACCAGCATCGAGCTGCGGGACCGATGGCCCACACGGGTCGTCGGCACCGTCGCGCTCACCGATGTGCCATTGCGTGCGCCCGGCAGCCCGCCGCTGCCTGGTGTACCCACCACCAGCTTCAACGCCAGCGTCACCGCCGACCCGGTGCCCGAGGATGGCCAGATCGAGGCCATGCTCCAGGACGCTGGCGGCCCACTGCAGGTAACCGGCCGGCTGGTCATGACGCCACCGGGGAACTACCAGCTCGATGCCCGCATCAAGGCACGGCCCGATGCGCCCGCACAGCTGGTCAATGCGCTCGCCACCCTTGGTCCCAGGGGCCCGGATGGCAGCACCGACATCGGCATGTCGGGCAGCTTCTAG
- a CDS encoding type II secretion system protein M, with protein sequence MTPAERFASLAPRERMLVFAAAALGLFALLYALGIRPLLVSQRQAREDLEEQRAVLADIERVAARFGPQPGAGQQAAARPGEDSLVLLVDRSTRAAGLAAYLKRNEPEGNTGIRLRFEDAPFDELITWLARLQAEHAVGVVAATADPGQEPGRVTANIQLARPAH encoded by the coding sequence ATGACCCCCGCTGAACGCTTCGCCAGCCTCGCGCCCCGTGAACGCATGTTGGTCTTCGCCGCGGCCGCCCTGGGCCTGTTCGCGCTGCTGTACGCGCTCGGCATCCGGCCGCTGCTGGTCAGCCAAAGGCAGGCACGCGAGGACCTCGAGGAACAGCGCGCCGTACTGGCGGACATCGAGCGGGTCGCAGCCCGCTTCGGCCCCCAGCCCGGCGCCGGCCAGCAGGCTGCGGCACGTCCAGGCGAGGATTCACTGGTGCTGCTGGTGGACCGCAGTACGCGCGCAGCGGGTCTCGCAGCCTATCTCAAGCGCAACGAGCCCGAAGGCAACACCGGCATCCGTCTGCGCTTCGAGGATGCGCCATTCGATGAGCTCATCACCTGGCTGGCCCGCCTGCAGGCCGAACACGCCGTGGGCGTGGTGGCCGCCACTGCGGATCCCGGGCAGGAACCCGGCCGCGTCACCGCCAACATCCAGCTGGCCCGGCCGGCTCATTGA
- the gspK gene encoding type II secretion system minor pseudopilin GspK, with the protein MNRGRHNPPARQAGVAVITALLVVTIATVLAVEIAWQTNLDLRRTSGLMAWDQAREYAYFGETVAIGELERLLQEKQYYDRSTDQQARRGLSIVQDDKSLAGGFSDLQGRFNLNNLVTRQGKPDELVIKQFRRLVEAVASLNPDLQLGPAEVEVIVGSTVDWIDPDSTADFNGAEDDFYTSEVEPYRAANGWFTSVSELRAVRGVTPEIYEALKPYLAALPVGSHHTLVNFNTASLPVLMSLGDNVSLENANRWVEYSLEKPVEDVQLVAEGLIDPAMVPYIGYTSSYFEVTGFISIGTNRLDMYSLLEWNGQVASVRLRRFGVVESSLPADATLELGTDAEGKVSVSGQHE; encoded by the coding sequence ATGAACCGCGGGCGGCACAACCCGCCGGCGCGGCAGGCTGGCGTGGCGGTCATCACCGCCCTGCTGGTCGTGACGATCGCCACCGTCCTCGCGGTGGAGATCGCCTGGCAGACGAACCTCGACCTGCGCCGCACGTCCGGGCTGATGGCCTGGGACCAGGCGCGCGAGTATGCGTACTTCGGCGAGACCGTGGCCATCGGCGAACTCGAACGCCTGCTGCAGGAGAAGCAGTACTACGACCGCTCGACCGACCAGCAGGCGCGGCGCGGGCTGAGTATCGTCCAGGACGACAAGAGCCTGGCCGGAGGCTTCAGCGACCTGCAGGGCCGCTTCAACCTCAACAACCTCGTCACCCGGCAGGGAAAGCCCGATGAACTCGTCATCAAGCAGTTCCGTCGTCTCGTCGAGGCTGTCGCCAGCCTCAACCCCGACCTGCAGCTCGGGCCGGCGGAAGTCGAGGTCATCGTGGGGTCCACCGTCGACTGGATCGATCCCGACAGCACCGCTGACTTCAATGGGGCGGAAGACGACTTCTACACGTCGGAAGTCGAGCCCTATCGTGCAGCCAACGGCTGGTTCACCTCGGTCTCCGAATTGCGTGCGGTTCGCGGGGTGACGCCGGAAATCTACGAGGCGCTGAAGCCGTATCTGGCAGCCCTTCCCGTCGGCAGCCATCACACCCTCGTCAACTTCAACACCGCGTCGCTGCCGGTGCTGATGTCCCTCGGTGACAACGTCAGCCTGGAGAACGCCAATCGCTGGGTGGAGTACAGCCTCGAGAAACCGGTGGAGGACGTGCAACTGGTCGCGGAGGGCCTGATCGATCCGGCCATGGTTCCCTACATCGGCTATACGTCCAGCTACTTCGAGGTCACGGGCTTCATTTCTATTGGCACCAATCGGCTCGATATGTACAGTCTGCTCGAATGGAACGGCCAGGTGGCAAGCGTGCGGTTGCGCCGTTTCGGTGTGGTGGAGTCTTCCTTGCCGGCGGATGCGACCCTGGAGCTCGGCACGGATGCGGAAGGCAAGGTGTCAGTGAGCGGGCAGCATGAGTGA
- the gspJ gene encoding type II secretion system minor pseudopilin GspJ: MPASSPHSRGFTLLELLVAMTIFGIIGALAMGGLNAVMRQEKVARTQLERLHDVQRAVRILSSDFAQLNPRRIRDALGTCEAALVAPCDVSHPVCLSHDGWANPFGRFARGTLQRTQYRLDDGKLIREYWRVMDRTLANEPRSEVLLDQVESFEVSFPPKAPQGAEAWSSQWPALGQGKNSCESAELPRAVRIFLQLRDWGDIERVVEVVQ, encoded by the coding sequence ATGCCGGCCTCCAGCCCGCACTCCCGCGGATTCACCCTGCTGGAACTGCTGGTGGCGATGACCATCTTCGGCATCATCGGCGCTCTCGCCATGGGCGGCCTCAACGCGGTCATGCGCCAGGAAAAGGTGGCGCGTACGCAGCTGGAACGCCTGCACGATGTCCAGCGCGCAGTGCGCATCCTCAGCAGCGATTTCGCGCAGCTGAACCCCAGGCGGATCCGCGATGCGCTGGGCACCTGCGAGGCCGCACTGGTCGCTCCCTGTGATGTCAGCCATCCGGTCTGCCTGAGTCATGACGGCTGGGCCAACCCTTTCGGGCGTTTTGCGCGCGGCACCCTGCAACGCACGCAATACCGCCTTGACGACGGCAAACTGATCCGCGAGTACTGGCGGGTGATGGACCGTACGCTTGCCAACGAGCCGCGGAGCGAGGTGCTGCTCGACCAGGTCGAGTCCTTCGAGGTCAGCTTTCCACCGAAGGCACCACAGGGCGCCGAGGCGTGGTCCTCGCAGTGGCCGGCGCTCGGCCAGGGAAAGAACAGCTGCGAGTCGGCCGAGCTGCCGCGGGCGGTGCGGATATTCCTGCAACTCCGGGACTGGGGCGATATCGAGCGTGTCGTGGAGGTGGTGCAATGA
- the gspI gene encoding type II secretion system minor pseudopilin GspI: MKSDSLRASRGFTLIEVMVALAIVAFGLIAVVGQLNQSATAALRLRERTFAHWVAMNQIVELRLAGGFPPVGTRSDDVEMANQRWHYEVKVSATEDDRLRRADVSVSLADRQNRPLATAVGFLAEPPQATGLTGASGGWPMLGIDGDTGEPATPRPTAPAQGNNEAKPR; encoded by the coding sequence ATGAAAAGTGACAGTCTGCGGGCATCACGCGGATTCACGCTGATCGAGGTCATGGTCGCACTGGCCATCGTCGCCTTTGGGCTCATCGCCGTGGTGGGTCAGCTCAACCAGTCTGCCACGGCGGCCCTGCGCCTGCGTGAGCGGACCTTCGCGCACTGGGTGGCGATGAACCAGATCGTCGAACTGCGCCTCGCCGGAGGTTTCCCGCCTGTCGGCACCCGCTCGGACGATGTCGAGATGGCCAACCAGCGCTGGCACTACGAAGTGAAGGTCTCTGCCACCGAGGATGATCGCCTGCGCCGCGCCGATGTCAGCGTCTCGCTGGCTGACCGGCAGAACCGGCCGCTGGCCACGGCGGTCGGCTTCCTCGCCGAGCCTCCGCAGGCAACCGGCCTGACCGGTGCCTCCGGCGGCTGGCCGATGCTGGGCATCGACGGCGACACCGGGGAACCGGCGACACCGCGCCCGACAGCCCCGGCCCAGGGAAACAACGAGGCGAAGCCGAGGTGA